In Brachypodium distachyon strain Bd21 chromosome 5, Brachypodium_distachyon_v3.0, whole genome shotgun sequence, the genomic window CTTGGTCTTGACGGAATGGAGCCTGGAGCAGCGAGAGATGGGCCGGAGGGAGATgaagggaggaagaggaggaggcgaggttCTCAGggcggtcggcgcggcggaggcggcggtcgcgGTGAGGTTGGAGgtgaccgccattggtgaaGAGCGGGAGCGAGGGAGGAAGCGAGAGAAGGAAGAGCGATGGGCGGCCAACAACGAAGATCAGACACCGTGGAGGCCAATCCACGCCGATAAGGCAAGGCAGCGGCCGATCCAGAGGGGATTTCCTTTGTAATTGTTTCTTAGAGAAGGGGGTTTATTCAAACAAATCTATACTTAATCTCCAGTCCCACTCTCACTGTCGCCCCGGCCCCACCTTACAGTGAAACCAATCCCTTGTCATTGTTGTAGAAGAGGCCTTTTGCCTTTCCTGCGGTTATTTTGTGACATCTTACTTGTGTTTCCACGGGTACCACATCTTATACggtaaaaataaatcaaaccCAAACTCAACGAGATACCTCACATTGTACTTGTTACCACGTGTTGGACAAATTTTCTCATGATATTCTACCGTAAAAAGCAGAGGTACGTGttgaaacaaaaatgttaCCTGGTTCCCACAAAAGATGTTTCGGTTGGCTGGGGCGGACGGTTCCCTCCCGCCGTCGCTTGGATCCCACCTCTGTATAACATGAGAAGTTACCTAGTGCTCGATCAGTAGCGGGTGCGTCTCGCGGACCCCCTACAGCCCTAGGCCACTGAGCGCCACCGCCCGAGAGTTCCACCCATCATTCGTCAGCCCCACGTTCGCCCTTTCATGGAGCTGCCATCGTGGTGCACCACGTTCCCCACGCTCGCTCGTTCGGACCTCGCCTTCCACTTCAACATGCTGCAGTGCGGCCCGGCGCAACGGttcgggccgccgccgccgcagctgcacCAGCTCTACTACCCGGGGAGTGAGATGTTCCGCCCCAACGTCCGCCCACGGGCGCACGCTAAACGCTAACGCCGTATGTGCCGTTCCACCCATCTGTCGCCGTGTCCCGCCCACCGATGGATCTATAAATAGCTCAACCTTATATAATTTTCTCGCATCTCCTCATGTTAGTTTAGGTGCTTAGTTCTGTCTTATGGACGCATGCAGCATCACCCCGAGACGGAGTCGCTGGCACGACACGTATCCTGAATCTGCCCGAGGACGTCAAGCAAAACCATAACGGGAAGCTGGTGATGGAGGCCCTCTAGAGGGTTAGTTTTCTCTCAATAAAATCGATGGCTCATTCGCTCAATCTGTGGTTACCTTTTCATGTTGTTGCCTGGAGTTGTtgagcttcatgcgctagccaacgcaacccgTGTGACGGTGAAGAGAAGTCAACACATGTAAACTCCGAGGTATAGTGGATCTAGAGGCCAATACATGGACAGAGGCGGTAAAAGCAATTTTTAAGATAAATTGTGAAAACCAGGACTTGAACTTGAGACctttggctctgataccatgtcaagcttcatgcgctagccaacgcaaccaaaagaccgatctgatgaaAAAggctaggcaatccacttatacacttGAATAGGAGTTGGATTATGGTCTGGAACTGTCTAGGGGTGGCTATCTATGTGACCGGTGTGAGCCTGCTACTTGGTGTCGAATGTCCAGTGTGAGCCTGCTAATCTGCTATGGCATTCCTCTAGAACTTGGTGTGGTCTTTGTTAGCCTGATTGCAGATGTTCTCTTGAGCCTTCTCTTTGATTACATATCTGTATTGTACTTCCTCAATCcttaattaattggcgccagctttttttcaaaaaaaccCCTGTAAGTTTTcgaaataaacctgcagtccacGTTTTATTGGAACTTTTGCGAAAACCTCCCTGTAAATTTTCGAAATTAACGCGCAGTCCACGTTTGATTGGAGATgtggactgcaggtttattttggaaatttataggtttttttttgcaaaaaggcCGATGCCAATTAATTGGGGACAGAGGGAGTCCTGCATAATCTCATATTATGAAGAACCCTTGTGGTCGAGGTTGGATTATTTGAGAGAGCCAGATTGTCGTGGCCGGAAGATCAAGGTACTAGAAAATACCATCTCGTCAATTGCTCATATGTGTGCACTCCGAAAGACCTAGGGGGACTGGGTGTTTTGGATTCGGATTTCATGAATATTAGCTTACTATGTAAATGTTTGTGAAAATTAGAGAATGCAGAGGGGAAATGACAAGATATCTTGAAGAGGAAATATATGTCTAGCAGTCACCGATTTGTTTTCTCCGTTTTTTTTGGGAACCTGTCTGGTCCAATGTCCAATGTCGGTGCCGTTGCTGATGAGCGACATCGTGGAGGAGATCCTCCTTCACCTCCCGCCGAACGACCCCGCATGCCTCGTTCGCGCCTCACTCGTATGCACGCCATAGCGCAGCCTCCTCGCCGGCACTGCCTTCTGCCGCCCATACCAACTTCCACCGCACGCCTCCCATGCTTGCATTCTTCTACTTCATAAAGGCTAGTTTCTCCGGGCTTAggttttactccctccgtttcaaattaagtgacttaaatttgtccagatatatatataaaatatatatatatatatatatgcctaaaaacgtctaaatatactctctccatccaaCAATAAGGGACATATTAGAGTTCGGTTGACCAAGtctttgatcacaaattacttcatgaatgtgtgactaatgtgattaaaatcataaccataagtaaatatttttgagtaaaatataatggatatgaaACTATGTTATATAACtttatattaatagagtaatttgtggtcaaagcattggtcAAAAGAAAACTAATACGCACCTTGTTATTGGACGGAGGCAGCATTCATACGGCAGCGGACGGAGTATATATAGCGAGGTTCTAAAAATCCGGAATACTCCGGtggtcttgttttttttttatttcttacaAGTCCAACGGTCCCACTCTCGCTGTCGGTCCGGCCCCACGTGTCAGTGAAACTAATCCCTAGGCACAGCTTCGTCTCCCCCAACTTGTCTCTGCTTCTGAAACCCTCGCCTTCCATTCCATCCAATGTCGGTGCCGTCGCTGATGAACGAcgtcgtggaggaggtccTCCTCCGGTTCCCTCCCGACGACCCCGCGTGCCTCGTCCGCGCCTCCCTCATCTGCAAGCCctggcgccgcctcctcgccggcgccgccttccgccgccgctaccGCGAGCTCCACGGGGGACCTCACCTGCTGGGCCTCCTCCACAGCACCAATTTCGGCTACAACTCACGATTCTCCCCCCACCTCCGCCTTCCGCCCCGCCGAACCTGACCACTTCAAGTGGCACCTGCTCGAttgccgccacggccgcgccctCTTCTACACAACACACCCGCCGTACATTGAAGAGCATGTCGTATGGGACCCCTTGACGGACGAGCAGCCTGCGCGGAGCAGAGCACTGGGGCGGTGCTCTGTGCCGTGGAAGGCTGCGACCACACCGGCTGCCAGGGCGGGCCCTTCCGTGTGGTCTTCCTCTACTCCGAAATTGGGATGTCCATGTTCTACTTCTGCTGCGTATACTCGTCGGAGACTGGCGCGTGGAGCGAGCGGGTCTCTTTTTCACGACCCTTGCGGGAGGATTGCTGTCGAGATGGCACCTAGCGTCCTAGTGGGAGATGTCCTCTACTTCAATGCCTCTGGCTCTAAGGACATCATCGAGTACCAGCTTACCACGCCTCGCTTGTCAATTTCCGAGTTGCCACTCCTGTCTGATGGGAGACTCATGGTGGCGGAAAATGGTGGGCTGGGTTTCGCTAGCTTGGATGACACGAGCCTAACCCTGTGGTCAAGGCAGACAACCACCAAGGGAGAAGAGAGATGGGCGCAATGCCGGGCAATCGATCTCAAGAAACTGCTTCCTGATGGCAGCGTCCCAGTCTCGCGATGGGAACATTATCCTAGCGCATCTTTGAGTGGTGTTGCTGAGCGTGCTGGTATCATTTTTGTGGCCACGGGTCTTTGTGTCTACATGGTTGAACTCAAGTCAGGACGAGTCAGAAATGTGCTCGTGCTCGATGAGCTCGATCCACGCCAGGCAGTCGTTCCTTACATGAACTTCTACTTTCCAGGTATTAGTTGCATGCCTTCTGTGATTTTTCAGTCGGCACTTACATTTTGAAAATATGTCACTTGGAATCATAATGATATAGATGATAGCTTCTCGTAAAAAAATATGACGCTTATGCAAGGGCTCATGAAACAGAGCTTCTCTTTTCATCTCTGGAGTAGCAAGTCCATCTTCTCTTAATGATTTTTCTCAAGTGTGACTGTTACTTAGGGAAGCTGTTGTTGATAAATTATGTTGTTTGGGTTAGTGCAACTTGTCGGTCCTTGTTCTGTGAGGAGCAGCTGGTTTGATTTCTGAATGTTGTATTTCTGCAGCAATGGAAGCAGTTTCTGCGGACGAGGAGGACCAGCAGGGAGTGTATTTCCAATGACAAACCCTATATGCTGGAACAAGGTGGATTTTACATATATCGCTGCTGGGGCTTTGGGGGGTACACAACTCTTTATAGCACAAGTTGGGCTTCTTTGTAAGGTGGTAAACCATTCGTATTCTTCCTTCCCCCCTGGCTCTTTAGTTTGGAACATCAGCTTGCAGTGAAAAGCTGGACTGCCTGCTATTTTGCCAAGAAATATCAATGCTTAAGAAAATGAGTGTATGAACTATGAAGTGAAAACACCATATGGTATGTGTAATCTCGGATGCATTGAGTTGATTACTATGCTACCTTTAATTTGGTTTGCTTTAACTTGTTGTGCGTTGAAATTGGCTGGATATGACTAGAAACTTATTAATTATTAGTGTCTTCTTTCTGTGAAAACTTAtcaatttatttattcatgTTACCTTGTGCCCAATCTGGAGCAGATATACAAAGCCTAATCTTGTAAACCTACAAAATCAGATTCCTCTTATATGTGTTGAACTATCCCGTGGTGGAAAGCTCCACGCATTGTATCTTTTCAGGCTGCTGTAATGTCAGATTCACGCAGCCAGTTAAGAATACAATGATCAACCAATTAAACTTGAATCTATCTTGAACCCTTTGTGATTCCAGctcttgatttttgcctccaGTTTAAATTTTATCCTGTTTGAGCTGACGTTCAGTTCATGCTTGGCAAGGCCACATGGAAATGAAGATTATGTTTGATCCGCCTTTTATTTAATCTTCTAGTACTTGAACATGTCTGATTCTGTTTCACTTTACAACAAGCTTTTCAAGGCATGCACTTGGACCTGGAATTGCAAGTATTGGAGCTAATTAAGACCCTGTTTGTGTGTTTTCGGTTGGTATAATATGCTAAACCTGAAGAAATGGTTGTGCAAAATGCATTTAAGTGATTAGAGGGGCATTACATCTGGTGTGTTCATCCAGTAGGATCCTGTGGTTGTAAATTTTCAGATTTGCATTTCACTACGTACGGTGCCCTTTGCAACCCCTTCTCATAGATTTGAGATGTCCTTTTGTGGTTGTCATGTAGGAGTATTTCCATCAgcgaaagaaacaaaaatgctAAATGTTTAGTCAGACTGTAGTTTATATTTGACTTTTCAATTAGCGATATAAGGGAAACTGAAAATAGAAAATCTAATCAAAATTCGGAATTTGCAGTGAAATTACATTAGATAACCTTTTATGTTCTTCTGGGTTGTAAGTTCTTTATGTACGGCCACTTGGAACTTAAGATACATTTaccctgttttttttttcccgcaGAGGATTGAATCCGCGTGTTTTGGTTTAGTATATATTGTGTTTCTTGAACAAGGCTGCCGGATCACATATTCAGCTTCGTCTATTTTTTTGACCATGGACCTGACATATTGTGACCAAACTAGGCTTCCAGAGATGGATGATTCACATAAACAAATCGCAAGGGATGTCTAAGAATAATAATTGTTATGCCTCAAAAGGAAGCCAAATGTTTGAAGCTGTCACTGCTTGTGCTACCAAACCATCCAGCTGCCCGCATGCTTTAATATTTCTTTATTAGAATTTATGGAGCCTTTCCcatattttatgaaaattgTGATGCTATTTTATTTCCTTGTTATTGATTTCTCCATAAATTCTCTTCGTTCTTTTGAAAAGTTACAATGGATTTTTTGAAGAATTGTATTTTCTCCAATCTAGAGAAGACATACTGATCCCAGACTTGTAAACCTACAAAATCACATAATCCTACCTCATATATGTGTGAATAAACTATAGCATGGTTAAAAAGCAGAATGCACTAACTTTCCAGGTTGATCTAAATTCTGAAGGCAGACTACCGCAGTTGTTAGTACAAGACAGTGAGCTGTCCATGGACTCTTGAGTCTTGACTCTGCTGCAAGTGCTCTGTTTTAGGTCGGTTTGTTTAACCAAGAGAACTGCAAGTCATCATGGTTGATCTGTATGTTTATTCTCTTGAATTGTTTGTGATTGTGGCATACAATCTATGCTCATTTGAGCTAAACTTCATTTCATGTTTGGCTAGGCCACTTGGAAGCGAAGATACGCTGAATCTGTTTTCTGTTCTTCTGAAAATTTGACATGTCTGGTTCAGCTTCATTTCTTAAACTGATGATGTCCCGAATAGTAGCCAGCAtaaatttaggattggagatGTTGAAGTTAATGCAACGCATGGTTGATCAAGTATTGCAAAGCCTGCTGGGAATATTGGGCAAGCATGGGGCCAGGAGCTGACATGGTTTTTCATACAGTTTCTTAATTTTATGGAAACTCACAGCGAGGATTCAGTCTATATTGCATGATAGATCAACTGCATTCCTTAACCTGCACCAGAGTTTTTCACTTTCTTAACAGAAACAGACTTGAACTGGGAAGAATAGACTTCAGTTGTAATCCACAGTAACGGATATTTCCAATTGTTGACCATTCAGACACCGCAAACCCTTGTTTTTGGGTATACACTACTGCTTGTTTAACTTATATTTTATCTTTCGAAATGTAAATCCTTGTCGAGGTGATCCACCTCCTGTCGGATTTGGATATGAAGTTTATTACTCCATCCGactcatattaattgtctcaaatttgctcaaatatggatatatttatgtttaaaaaacgtctagatacatgtaatatttcgacaaataattttgaccggagggagtagtaatctCATACTTTGCTTAGTTTAAAAATTACTGGcaagtttttaaaaaattatgtgGACTTGTGTGCGAATTGCAAGGTTAACACTTAACACACTACTATGACACTATCTGAAACACGTTTCTGAAAGAGCGGAGGGAAACAGCGGAGTCCAAACTGACGCGGGAAAGGTTTCTACTCGCGCGTCCCACCGCTCTTTGGCGTTAAAGCTTGAATTTGTTGCCCGCCAATCCGTGTCGATATATAAAGCAAATCGGCCCGTTTCGTCCGGCCCATTAAACCCCCTCGACCTAACCatggccacgccgccgccgaagcgcCCTCGCCACGCGcacgcgccggcggcgcctcAGACGACCATCGCCGACCTGGTGCCGGAGATCCTCCTCCGTGTCCCGCCGGACAACCCCGGGAGCCTCGTGCGGGCTTCCTCCGTCTGCTGGCGCTGGCGCCGCCTCCTCACGGACCAACCTTTCCTCCGCCGCTACCGCGCATTCTACCGAACACCTCCCATGCTCGGCTTCGTCGTCAACCTCAAGGAGCACTTCGACGGCATGGCCCGGTTCGTCCACTCCTCCTTCGTCCCCTCGGCCCCCGACCGCGCCGGCATGAacgtgctcgacgcccgccatggccgcgt contains:
- the LOC106865575 gene encoding uncharacterized protein LOC106865575; this translates as MAPSVLVGDVLYFNASGSKDIIEYQLTTPRLSISELPLLSDGRLMVAENGGLGFASLDDTSLTLWSRQTTTKGEERWAQCRAIDLKKLLPDGSVPVSRWEHYPSASLSGVAERAGIIFVATGLCVYMVELKSGRVRNVLVLDELDPRQAVVPYMNFYFPAMEAVSADEEDQQGVYFQ